The nucleotide window GCGTGCAGTAACAAAGGATATCTGTTCAGATAAGGAAGAAATGGCAAAATTTGGTGCAGTCCTTGGAATTGTGATTCCGATTGCATCGGCAATGGCTCCTGTAATTGGTGGTTATATTGAACAATACTCAAACTGGAAATTCAGCTTTGTTTTTCTTCTTGTCTATATCATCACCTTTTTGATTTATACTATAAAGGTACTGCCAGAAACCAATCAGAATAAACTTGAACGACCGTTTAAATACCTATTTACTGACTATAAAGAAGTTTTAACTAGTAAACGCTTCCTTAGCTATAACTTGATTAGTACATTCGCAATGTGTTCAATGTTTGCTTATATTACACTTTCACCCTATCTATTACAGGTAGAAGTTGGCCTATCCCCTGAAAAATTTGGTTATACCAATCTATTAATTTCTTTTACTCTGATTATCTCAAGTTATGTAAATACAAAACTTATTTATCATTATGGTATTGATAAGATGTTAAAAACAGGCGCAATATTTCTAGCTGCCGCAGGTATTTTATTTTTAATCTGTGGGATATTCAGTATTGTGAGTATTTATGCCGTAATTATTCCAATGATCATTATGGTAACTGGTTGTGGATTTATCTACCCAAATGCCAGCGCAGGCGGATTAAGCATCTTTGATAAAAGTGCCGGGACTGCTGGTGCAGTATATGCATTTGTCCAAATGATTGGCGGTTCGCTTGGTAGCGGATTCATTTCACTAATGTCGCACCATGGTGATCCAAAATCATGCTTGGGATTATTTATCATTCTTGTGGGTATTCTTGGTGTTCTTTTATCGCGCTATCTAATGAAAACAGACTTATCAACCATTAATATTACGGTAAATCAGGATGAAGATAAATAATGCATACCTGAAACTGGCTCTGGCAATTTTATCGTGGGCAGGAGTATATCATGCAGCAAACTACTTGGTACGCCATCTTGATATGTATAGTACCGCCTTTATTCGCTACTTGATAGCATCAATTATTCTAATTAGTATTCTAAAGATAAAA belongs to Aquella oligotrophica and includes:
- a CDS encoding multidrug effflux MFS transporter, translated to MQQKISFGFKLVIVLVWALPQMSTDIYLPSMPSMAHYFSTNLSMIQYTIFYYTVGFSLGAIFFGPISDRIGRRPVILWSLVFAALGCLLAVFATTLHLLYIARFLQGIALVGVGSTMRAVTKDICSDKEEMAKFGAVLGIVIPIASAMAPVIGGYIEQYSNWKFSFVFLLVYIITFLIYTIKVLPETNQNKLERPFKYLFTDYKEVLTSKRFLSYNLISTFAMCSMFAYITLSPYLLQVEVGLSPEKFGYTNLLISFTLIISSYVNTKLIYHYGIDKMLKTGAIFLAAAGILFLICGIFSIVSIYAVIIPMIIMVTGCGFIYPNASAGGLSIFDKSAGTAGAVYAFVQMIGGSLGSGFISLMSHHGDPKSCLGLFIILVGILGVLLSRYLMKTDLSTINITVNQDEDK